One part of the Scatophagus argus isolate fScaArg1 chromosome 12, fScaArg1.pri, whole genome shotgun sequence genome encodes these proteins:
- the LOC124068412 gene encoding protocadherin beta-15-like has product MRSFLVVIMEHKTFAVLCGLAFIFLVLHPVCGDVSYSIPEEMKRGSVIGNLAKDLGVDLGRLSARKARIDTEDNSVKYCGVNLNTGDLIVQERIDREGLCAKKASCVVKQELVLENPLELHRISIRVQDINDNSPQFKEESLKLEIRESADKGARFLLGEAHDGDIGENAVQGYSLQQNDYFKLNVNTKAGGRKYGELVLDKELDREDNKEITLLLTAFDGGSPQRSGTVVIHVTVLDANDNVPVFSQAVYKASLPENSPLDTLVITVSATDADEGVNGEVIYGFDHVSDENNNVFSLDSKSGEVRVVGGIDFEKVSSYEMQISAKDGLGLVSYATLIIEITDVNDNAPVIQLKSLANPIPENVSPGTEVGIINVQDRDSENNRQVRCSIQQNVPFKLVPSIKNYYSLVSTGQLDREVVSDYNITISATDEGSPPLSSSKTVQLSVADINDNPPVFEEQSYSAYVSENNKPGSTLCSVSARDPDWRQNGTVIYSLLADEVNGAPVSSYVSVNGDTGVIHAVRSFDYEQLRSFKVHVMARDNGSPPLSSNVTVSVFISDVNDNCPQILYPAPEGNSFMTELVPKAAHGGSVVSKVIAVDADSGQNAWLSYHIVKSTDPGLFTIGVHSGEIRTQRDISESDSMKQNLIVAVKDNGQPSLSATCSMYLLISDNLAEVPELKDISFEEKNSKLTSYLIIALVCVSTFFLTFIIIILGVRFCRRRKPRLLFDGAVAIPGAYLPPNYADVDGTGTLRSAYNYDAYLTTGSRTSDFKFVTSYNDSTLPAEQTLRKSPSDFAEVFGDCDGSPEVGPDLSH; this is encoded by the coding sequence ATGAGGAGTTTTCTCGTCGTAATAATGGAGCACAAGACATTTGCGGTGCTGTGCGGCCtcgcttttattttccttgtccTTCACCCCGTCTGTGGAGACGTGAGCTACTCGATCCCGGAGGAGATGAAACGTGGATCTGTAATCGGAAATCTCGCTAAGGATCTGGGAGTTGATTTGGGCAGACTGTCTGCACGCAAAGCCCGCATCGATACTGAGGATAACAGTGTGAAGTACTGCGGTGTGAATCTCAACACCGGAGACTTGATCGTACAAGAGAGGATTGACAGAGAGGGGCTTTGTGCCAAAAAGGCATCTTGTGTTGTGAAACAGGAGCTCGTACTGGAAAATCCCTTAGAGCTGCACCGTATTAGTATCCGCGTTCAAGATATTAATGATAATTCACCCCAGTTTAAAGAGGAGTCGCTGAAATTGGAAATTCGTGAATCAGCGGATAAGGGAGCGCGTTTCCTTCTTGGAGAGGCGCACGATGGAGACATCGGAGAGAATGCTGTTCAAGGCTACTCGCTGCAGCAGAatgattatttcaaattaaatgtaaacacaaaagcaggTGGGCGAAAATATGGTGAGTTAGTGTTAGACAAAGAATTGGACCGAGAGGACAACAAAGAGATTACGTTACTGCTTACTGCATTTGATGGCGGCTCTCCTCAGAGATCAGGTACTGTAGTCATCCACGTTACTGTGCTGGATGCTAATGATAATGTACCAGTGTTCAGCCAGGCCGTTTACAAAGCCAGTCTGCCTGAGAACTCTCCTCTGGATACACTGGTGATCACAGTGAGTGCTACTGATGCAGACGAGGGAGTGAACGGAGAAGTTATTTACGGATTTGATcatgtttcagatgaaaataacAACGTATTTTCCTTAGATTCTAAATCAGGAGAGGTGAGAGTAGTTGGAGGCATTGATTTTGAGAAAGTGTCATCCTATGAAATGCAGATAAGTGCAAAAGATGGTCTGGGATTGGTTTCGTACGCAACGTTAATTATTGAGATTACTGACGTAAATGACAACGCACCAGTCATACAACTGAAATCACTGGCAAACCCCATACCTGAGAACGTGTCACCTGGTACAGAGGTGGGCATCATTAACGTGCAGGACAGAGACTCTGAGAACAACCGACAGGTCCGCTGCTCCATTCAGCAAAACGTCCCTTTTAAGTTGGTTCCTTctattaaaaactattattctCTGGTGAGCACAGGACAGCTGGACCGTGAAGTGGTGTctgattacaacattacaatcaGTGCCACTGACGAGGgctctccacctctgtcctcgtctaaaactgttcagttatctgtagcagacatcaacgacaacccacctgtgtttgaggagcagtCGTACAGCGcatatgtgagtgaaaataacaaacctgGCTCCACTTTATGTTCCGTGAGTGCTCGAGACCCCGACTGGAGACAGAACGGtacagtgatttattctctgttggCCGATGAGGTGAACGGTGCCCCGGTGTCCTCCTACGTGTCTGTGAACGGAGACACGGGGGTGATCCACGCTGTGAGGTCGTTTGATTATGAGCAGTTGAGGAGTTTTAAAGTCCACGTGATGGCCCGAGACAACggttctcctcctctgagcagcaacgtgaccgtcagtgtgttcatatcggatgtgaatgacaactgtcctcagatcctgTACCCCGCCCCGGAGGGCAACTCGTTCATGACCGAGCTGGTCCCCAAAGCTGCCCACGGAGGCTCTGTGGTGTCCAAAGTGATCGCGGTGGACGCGGACTCCGGCCAGAACGCCTGGCTGTCCTATCATATCGTGAAGTCCACTGATCCGGGCCTTTTCACTATTGGTGTCCACAGCGGAGAGATCAGGACACAGCGGGACATTTCTGAatctgacagcatgaaacagaacCTTATTGTGGCAGTGAAAGATAACGGccagccctctctgtctgccacctgttccatgtatttactgatttctgacaaCTTGGCTGAGGTGCCCGAACTGAAGGATATTTCTTTCGAGGAGAAGAATTCCAAACTGACGTCTTACCTTATTAtcgctctggtgtgtgtgtccacgttttTTCTGacgttcatcatcatcatcctgggtGTGAGGTTTTGTCGCAGGAGAAAGCCCAGACTGTTGTTTGATGGAGCAGTCGCCATCCCCGGCGCTTATCTCCCTCCTAATTACGCAGATGTTGACGGCACAGGAACTTTGCGCAGCGCTTACAATTATGACGCATATCTGACGACAGGATCAAGAACCAGTGACTTTAAGTTTGTGACGTCTTACAATGACAGCACGCTGCCTGCTGAGCAGACTCTGAGGAAAAGTCCAAGTGACTTTGCAGAAGTGTTTGGAGATTGTGACGGCTCTCCTGAGGTAGGACCAGATTTAAGTCACTGA
- the LOC124068403 gene encoding protocadherin beta-15-like, giving the protein MMHIRGILQSHGFVFFFVLVVHYAHGDLSYSVQEELKRGSVIGNVAKDLGLEVGRLSARKARVDLEGNDRQYCGINLRSGDLVVAERIDREEHCGEKPSCVLRFDLLLENPLELHRLSLQVQDVNDNAPIFPKDMIKLEITESADKGARYRINAAHDADIGKNSVQSYILQQNPYFVFNIQTTSAGSKYGELVLDKELDREEQQEMKLLLTAVDGGSPQRSGTVVIHVIVLDANDNAPVFTEAVYTATLPENSPMKTPVITVSASDADEGVNGEVTYEFSRISDKSRNLFSLDERTGEIVVTGEIDYEEGPKYEVFVEAKDGYGLSSEAKVIIDVTDVNDNAPMIYVKSLTNPIPENVSPGTEVGIINVQDRDSETNRKVRCSIQQNVPFKLVPSIKNYYSLVSTGQLDREVVSDYNITISATDEGSPPLSSSKTVQLSVADINDNPPVFEEQSYSAYVSENNKHGSTLCSVSARDPDWRQNGTVIYSLLAGEVNGAPVSSYVSVNGDTGVIHAVRSFDYEQLRSFKVHVMARDNGSPPLSSNVTVSVFISDVNDNCPQILYPAPEGNSFMTELVPKAAHGGSVVSKVIAVDADSGQNAWLSYHIVKSTDPGLFTIGVHSGEIRTQRDISESDSMKQNLIVAVKDNGQPSLSATCSMYLLISDNLAEVPELKDISYEEKNSKLTSYLIIALVCVSTFFLTFIIIILGVRFCRRRKPRLLFDGAVAIPGAYLPPNYADVDGTGTLRSAYNYDAYLTTGSRTSDFKFVTSYNDNTLPAEQTLRKSPSDFAEVFGDCDGSPEVGTHVVSPSSLNTMMMPFLCLWVSSAVPFLLL; this is encoded by the coding sequence ATGATGCATATACGGGGCATTCTTCAAAGCCACggctttgtctttttctttgtcttggtGGTGCACTACGCACACGGAGACTTGAGCTATTCTGTCCAGGAGGAGCTCAAGCGCGGATCTGTTATTGGAAATGTCGCCAAGGATCTTGGACTGGAGGTGGGCAGACTGTCGGCTCGCAAAGCTCGTGTTGACTTGGAGGGAAACGACAGACAGTACTGCGGGATTAACCTACGGAGCGGGGATTTAGTCGTTGCGGAAAGAATCGACAGAGAGGAGCACTGTGGTGAAAAGCCTTCGTGTGTACTTAGATTTGACTTGCTATTAGAGAATCCGTTGGAGTTACACCGGTTGTCCCTGCAAGTGCAGGACGTGAACGACAATGCACCGATATTCCCGAAGGATATGATTAAACTGGAAATAACAGAGTCAGCTGACAAAGGAGCTAGATATCGCATCAATGCAGCACACGATGCAGATATTGGCAAGAACTCAGTTCAAAGCTACATTTTACAACAAAACCCCTACTTTGTGTTCAATATTCAGACTACAAGTGCTGGCAGTAAATACGGTGAGTTGGTTTTAGATAAGGAGTTAGACcgagaggagcagcaggaaatgaaattaCTGCTCACGGCTGTGGATGGCGGCTCTCCGCAGAGATCCGGGACTGTAGTCATACACGTCATTGTACTCGATGCTAATGATAACGCCCCAGTGTTTACTGAGGCCGTATATACAGCCACGTTACCCGAAAACTCGCCTATGAAAACCCCAGTTATTACCGTAAGTGCATCGGATGCAGACGAAGGTGTCAACGGAGAGGTTACATATGAATTTAGTCGAATCTCTGATAAATCACGAAACCTTTTTTCGCTAGATGAGAGAACTGGGGAAATCGTTGTAACAGGCGAGATAGATTATGAAGAGGGACCAAAATATGAGGTTTTCGTTGAGGCCAAGGATGGTTATGGTCTCTCCTCAGAAGCAAAGGTGATTATTGATGTAactgatgtgaatgacaatGCCCCCATGATTTATGTAAAATCACTGACAAACCCCATACCTGAGAACGTGTCACCTGGTACAGAGGTGGGCATCATTAACGTGCAGGACAGAGACTCTGAGACCAACCGAAAGGTCCGCTGCTCCATTCAGCAAAACGTGCCTTTTAAGTTGGTTCCGTctattaaaaactattattctCTGGTGAGCACAGGACAGCTGGACCGTGAAGTGGTGTctgattacaacattacaatcaGTGCCACTGACGAGGgctctccacctctgtcctcgtctaaaactgttcagttatctgtagcagacatcaacgacaacccacctgtgtttgaggagcagtCGTACAGCGcatatgtgagtgaaaataacaaacatggCTCCACTTTATGTTCCGTGAGTGCTCGAGACCCCGACTGGAGACAGAACGGtacagtgatttattctctgttggCCGGTGAGGTGAACGGTGCCCCGGTGTCCTCCTACGTGTCTGTGAACGGAGACACGGGGGTGATCCACGCTGTGAGGTCGTTTGATTATGAGCAGTTGAGGAGTTTTAAAGTCCACGTGATGGCCCGAGACAACggttctcctcctctgagcagcaacgtgaccgtcagtgtgttcatatcggatgtgaatgacaactgtcctcagatcctgTACCCCGCCCCGGAGGGCAACTCGTTCATGACCGAGCTGGTCCCCAAAGCTGCCCACGGAGGCTCTGTGGTGTCCAAAGTGATCGCGGTGGACGCGGACTCCGGCCAGAACGCCTGGCTGTCCTATCATATAGTGAAGTCCACTGATCCGGGCCTTTTCACTATTGGTGTCCACAGCGGAGAGATCAGGACACAGCGGGACATTTCTGAatctgacagcatgaaacagaacCTTATTGTGGCAGTGAAAGATAACGGccagccctctctgtctgccacctgttccatgtatttactgatttctgacaaCTTGGCTGAGGTGCCCGAACTGAAGGATATTTCTTACGAGGAGAAGAATTCCAAACTGACGTCTTACCTTATTAtcgctctggtgtgtgtgtccacgttttTTCTGacgttcatcatcatcatcctgggtGTGAGGTTTTGTCGCAGGAGAAAGCCCAGACTGTTGTTTGATGGAGCAGTCGCCATCCCCGGCGCTTATCTCCCTCCTAATTACGCAGATGTTGACGGCACAGGAACTTTGCGTAGCGCTTACAATTATGACGCATATCTGACGACAGGATCAAGAACCAGTGACTTTAAGTTTGTGACGTCTTACAATGACAACACGCTGCCTGCTGAGCAGACTCTGAGGAAAAGTCCAAGTGACTTTGCAGAAGTGTTTGGAGACTGTGACGGCTCTCCTGAGGTAGGAACACATGTCGTATCACCCAGCTCATTGAATACAATGATGATgccatttttgtgtttatgggTCTCTTCTGCAGTACCATTCCTTTTGTTATAA